The Hujiaoplasma nucleasis DNA window ACTTTTTGGGTAATTTTACCCTTATCATATATTAAATCCACCGTAAACTTATTAAATCGTGTATTTTGAAATGTAATCGTGTAGAATTTTCATATAAAAAAGGCTCCCTTCATTAGAGTGTATGGTTTAGTATACCATATCTCCAACTTTTGGAAGCCACTTCAATATAAAGTGGTGGAGACGATGGGGCTCGAACCCACGACCTTATGGCTGCCAGCCATACGCTCTCCCAGCTGAGCTACGCCCCCTCCTTAAATAAAGATTACTAATATAAATTCATATATAATGTCGATTTATTAATCTAAATCAACAAATCGACAAATTACTCATATAATATTATAAACTATTTTGATTAAATCCTCAAGATTGTAAAAATAAAATTTATAATCGAAACAACAATTAAAGCTATTTGACTTTTCAAGTAAAAATTCATATTATCCTGTTTCAATTTTTTTAAGAAAATAAGCATAGGTATAGTTAATATCAAAGCTATAACAATAAATACAATAGCCATTAATAATAGCCCTAAATCTTCCCAGCCATCTCCGCCAGTAGATGGCATCATTAAAGAAGAAATCATAAAAATCACTATAAATATTGTTAATACAAACGAAATAATACCAAGAACTTTTGAAGCTGTTTTCATAAAAAATCCCCCTATTTTTTAAAATTAATTATTTACTAGAAAACATTCAAATCTTTATTTTAAGAAATCAACATCCTTAGGATTTGTTCGCCATCATTAATCCCTGTATCCTCAAATCCATACTTAATATAAAAGTCATAAGGTTGGTTCCCACTCATCTCACAAGAAGTATACAAAGTTTTAATTTTATCTTCTTTACACTTATTAACGATGATGTCTAAAACCTTTTTACCATAACCTTTAGCTTGATGCTGAGCCGAAATCATTAAACGCCATAAATAATAAGCTGGCCAATCTTCTTTAGGAATATCATCATCCCAAAGAGCCAACATCATAAAACCAATGGGTTCATCATGCAAATAAATGACTCTTGGCCAAGCTCTTTCATATTCAACATAAGCTTGAGCGAGTGAGACCATATTTGGCGCAACACACCTCTTCTGATAATCATTTAGGGTTTCAGATAATTTAATCACTTGATCAAAATTGTCTATCGTTATTTTTTTTAAAGAAATTTCACTCATAGTATACCTCTCTTTTATTATAACCTAAATACTAGTAAAAAAAGAAAAAAACCGCTTCGCTAAGAAACGATTTAATGTAAATTTATTATAATAAATTAAACTTTAATTATATTGTTGTTTGCGGCTTTTAACAACCTATTCATAATAGCTTCACTATATATACCTTGATTAAAAGAAAAAGAATAAATATATTCAATATTTTTTGAGTCCATTTCTCTTAAAGAAGCAAATATATTTGATGCTATTTCAATTTCATTATCAGCTGATCCAATTTCATATATACAGTCACAATGAATTAAATCCTTATAATCCCTAGTTATAATAACACCAACACTTTGATTATTGCTTTTATGAAAATCAATTTTTTTGTTAATATACGATACAACCTTAGAAGGATTCCCTTCAACAATCATTAATTTACCTTTTGGAGCATAATGTTTATATTTCATACCAGGCGCTTTAGGGATTTGATCTTCATTAATTTCGTTTGATATGTATACTTTTCCAACGATATTAGAAATCATATCATAAGTAATCATGCCAGGTCTTAAAATGACTGGGACCTCTTTAGTAACATCCAATACTGTTGACTCTAAACCGACTTCTGATTTACCACCGTCTATTAGTATATCTACCTTATGATTAAAGTCTTCTAAGACATGCTTAAATAAAGTTGAAGAAGGTCTTCCACTAATATTAGCACTAGGTGCACAAATAGGGACATTAGCAATTTGAATAATTTTTCTGGCAATGTCACTTCCAGGAATTCTAACACCTACAGTGTCTAATCCTCCAGTAAAATAATCAGGAACGGTAAATTTTTTATCAAAAACCAAAGTCAAAGGACCTGGCCAAAAAGCTTTTATTAACTTATCAACATAATCTTGTTTTATATATACATATTCATCAAGCACATCACTTGATGCTAGATGCATTATAAGAGGATTATCACTTGGTCTTCCCTTAATCTTATAGATATTATTAACGCCTTCTTGACTTAAAACATTAGCACCAATACCATAAACTGTCTCAGTGGGAAAAACAACATTTTTACCATGTTGCAAACTTTTCTTTATGTCTTCCTGTACTTTTAAATCATCTAGGTCTTTTAATGTATATATTCGTGTATTAACCATAGGTACCCTTTCAATTATTTCATATAATTATTATACTAGTTAAAATAAAATATTAAAACTATTTTATAAAATTAAAAAAACTTCCGAAGAAGTCTTTATTTATAAATGGTGGAGGATATCGGATTCGAACCGATGACCCCCTGATTAAGAGTCAGGTGCTCTACCAACTAAGCTAATCCTCCGTATTTAACATATGTTTATACCATGAAAAATTGTAACACAAAAACATATAAAATACAATCAATTCATACCTAAAATATAGTATAAATCGAGGAATTAACCAATATTATTTTCATATACCTTTAGTTTTTCTTCCCAATTTAGCAAAAAAGCATTTACAATTTTCTTTGTAAAAAAATGATAATATAAAATTCTATATAGGAAAAATAAAAACATTAATCCAGATAAGATTAATCCTGCATACCAATAAGGATTGTCTAAATTTCTGTCTCGATTAATAAAATAGGTTGATAAAAAATGAATTAAGGCATATATTGATATCCAAATAAAAGTACTAGTATGAAATCCAACATATGTATCATACTTTTTTATTAATTTTTCTAAAGCTTTTTTTTCCTCATATTTATGTAAATATTTATTTTCTATTTTTAAAAGTCTATCTTCAAATCTCAACATTCAATTTCCTTTCTATAAATATCAATAATTATTATCATTATACAGGATTAAAAAACAAGAAACAAGAAGATATGAGATACTATCATAATTTTATATCGCTTTAGCTTTTATAAGGTTAGAAGATGTATCTACATATCTATGATATTGATTGTAAAAGCGCGAGTGTATATCATCATCTACAGCTTCCAATTGAATTCTAAAAGCCCCTAGTTCTTTAGCTTTTTTTTCAAATTCAATCAATAGCTTTGATCCATAACCTTTTGATTGTAATTCGCTTATAACAAAAATTTCATTTAAATGCATAATAACCCCATCATCAAACTGCGATAGATTTCCAACACAAAAGCCTATAATTCTCGAACCATCATAAATTCCTAAACCAAAATAATCAAATCGAATTGTTAATTGCTTTAAACGCCTCAATACATTTTCTTCAGTCCAATGGTCGCCCTCAATATCATTAAAGTATTTCATATAATCTACAACAATTTCTTTAATATCATTGAAATCAATCTCTTTTATTTTCATTTTCCACCTCTTAGAAATATTATTTTTATTAGTCAATAGGTTAAAATTCAATTGATTATTTCCATCTATAGTATGGATAGTATTATTGATTTAAATCTATTTATATCTAACAATTTCATCTTGAACTATTCTATCTAGTTACTTTCATTATGCATATGATATAACAACCCCCTGTTCAAAAACTAGACCAATCCAGTGTTGGCATTTGATATAAGAGAGCTTTTGAATCTTTATCAAAAAAAATCTTATTTCTTAATATATAATAATCAACAGAGTCCTCATCATGTAGATCGTTTCGAAACACGGCTTCATATGCCTTTCCAAAAACGTCAAATCCTTTTTTTATAAGCTATTCCTCCAAATTTACACTTAATCTTTTACAAGATTTAATAATTGGATATTCTTATAAATAACTTCCTTACCTACTTGTTCTGATGTTATAAAACCTTCTTTTTCAAGAAGTTTTAAATATTTTGTTGCTGTCGCTCTAGAAATGCCGATATCATCTCTAAAGAATTCGTTCTTTGTATACATATGAGAAAATAAATGTTCTACTATCTCATACCTATAAATGTCAGGAAGTCTCTTTCTCATTTCACTTTTTGTAAGTTCAATAGATTGATTAATTCTTAAAATAAGATCAACAGTATGTTGAGATGTTTCAGAAATACCTTTTAATATGTACATAACGAAATCTTCAATATAAATAAGATTTTCATTACATTTTCTCAATAACTCATAGTATTTATCTTTATACTCAATAATATACTTGCTTAAGTATAAAATAGGTTGGTGAATTTTTTCTTTTAAAACTAAATATAGGATATTTAATATTCTCCCAGTTCTTCCATTACCATCATAAAATGGATGAATACTTTCAAATTGAAAATGAATGAGCGCTAATTGAATAAGTGGATCATAGTCTTCATTTTCATTGATAAATATTTCTAAATTTTGCATTAAATCTCTAATCTCGGCTTCTTCTTTCGATGGAGTATGTACAATTTCATTGTTTTTATCGTTCATAATTACAGTTCCTGGTAACTTTCTAATACCACCTTTGTTTAGCTCAATGATATTTTGAATATCTACGAGAATATTCGTGCTTATAAATCCTTTTTGCTTAATAAGTTCTAAACCATATTCTATCGCTTTCTTGTAATTAATAACTTCTTTTGGTTTACCACCTAATGGTGTTTTAGTAACAATTTCTTTGAAAATTTCATCATAAGTAGTAATAATGTTTTCAATTGCAGATGAGTCTTTTGATTCACTTAAATTAATCAAACTTAAAACTACTGCCGGATTAGGCAACAATTTCAAGATGCCTTTTAATTCACCAATATGATGATTTGCAGCATTTAGTTGTTTAAGTATCTCAACTTTGTTTAGATTGATACTAAAAGGTAATTTGTTCATAAAAACACCTCGCGACTAATTTTTTATTTATTTTATCCTCGTATGTATCATATCACAAGTATTTAGTCACGTCAAGGTAACGAGGATAGTTTATTGATTATTTTATCCTTGTTTTGTTATTTTCATAATTGAATTAAACATGATATTTGACTATGTCGTTAATAAGAAGAAAAAAAGATGCCTTTAAAAAAGCATCTCTATAATTTATACATTGTCTTGTCATTCCGGAGTTTTACTCCAAAATCACTGTTTTCATACGGAGTTTTACTCCTTTTCGTATGGAAAGTTGTATGCTTTATTACGGAGTTGCTTTTTATTCAGATCAAATACTAAACTATGAAAAAGAATACCACCCTAAGGTGATATTCTTCTGTTAAATATTATAATAATTTTAGTGATTTTGAGGTAAGGAATTCCTTAGTTCTTGTTGAGCATCTTTATCTGTAAGATTATCTAATAGTATTTTAAATACTTCTTCTTTTGAATCTTCCTCTAAGTTAGATAAATCTATAAAGAACACAAATCTTGCTAGCTTGCTCTTTGAGAAAAATATTCCTCCTAAATCACTTCTATAAGTAATATGTTTTATGGAGTCTAGGGAGAATAATCTGCTTTTTTTACCTTCATAGCTAATAGTTATTTGATTTTCATCTATAATAACTTTGCGTTGTAATTTTAATTTGTTTTTATATAATTTTAGTGTTTGATTTTGTAATGCTTTTATTTGTAATTCTTCGCCTTTATAAAGTATAGCTATAGATATTAATACCGTAATGACAAATAGTAGCATAAGTGGGAGTGCAAACTTAGTAAATAAGTCTTTGAAAATTAAAGTCCAAATAAAACCAAATAGCCCTATAATCGCCAAAGTAGTAAACCCTTTTTTTGCTAACACTTTCCGAAAAGCCCAACCATATATCACATTTTCTTTCGCAACAATTTACGCTTTCCCTTTACTTAGCTGATAACTAAATTCCATATACATAATCCTCCTATAAGTTCAAATATATAATAAATGAAGCGCCAGCAGGTGCGGTAACTTTAAATATTACTGGTAATAATCCAGGAACAGTTATTGCTAAAAACCATGTTAAACCAGCTAATGCTGCTACACCAGCAACTATTCCAACTCCTATTAAAACTTTTCTTCCTATAACGCCCCAATCAACACTTTGAACTTTTTCTTTAATATAGTTATATGCATTGGCTGCATAATTATATGTCTTAACTGTTGCATAAGCAAATGCATATGGCACAATTCTAATTCCGTGTGTTGTTGTTACAACACCATTAGCTGTTTCAAAAGAATGACCGTAACCAAAATAAAAACCATTTTCGCTAGTGAGTCCTAATGAGAAGTTTGTTGTGCTTCTTACACCAAACAAATTAAGGATGGATGGCATATTGACAGTGCATACACCACCTTCACATGATGCATCCCATAGTTTATCAATTTCACCTACACTAAATTGGCTTTCAAAGAATCCAAAACCATAATCTATTTCTGGATTATAATATCTTGATTGTAAATAATACAAGCCTGTATCTTTATCATAGTAATAACCTTTATAGATAAATGGGTTAATGTTCACTAATGTATACCCTAAGTACTACATAATATTTCAGTGCCCCTCATTGCTGGTGGTTTTTCTTTTAGAATGGGTAAAATCTTAAATAAGTTTCGGATTCACAGCCCATTATAAATCCTTTTTTTCTTTTTCTTCACAAGATTCATAAAACAACCAAATGGCAAAAATATACATAACAAAAACTAAAAAGTCAATAAACCTTGTTTTAGGGATCCACCATTCATATGCAGTTTTTTCAAACATTAATACTAATGAAATTATTGTAAAACTTGTATATCTACTTTTGGACATAATATACCTCTTTTTATTTTATATAAATAACTAAGTTTAATTGACATTAAAAATTTCTATATCGTCCAGCGGAATTACAGTAAACGTACCAAAATCCGCGCCATTAAACCTTTCGACACCAGTAGTTATATCCCACAAAGTAATTTCTGTGGATCTCATCTCCGGAAGTGGATTATAATAAGTTGGCCTAAAAGTTTGAAAAGATTGCTTAAAAAGTATACCTCTATCAAAACCATTCACACCATCGGTATCAGCTGACTCTAGAATATTATTATAGCTTGAATCATATAGAGAGTCAACTATTGAATCATAAATTTCAGTTGTTGAAAACGAAATTATTCCGGCAGATAAACTACCTAATAATGAACTATAGTTTTTAACCTTATCCATGACTTCAGAAAGTAGTTTAGAACCTGATGTATATATCAAATAAGCATATAAAGAATAGATTGTAATTTTTGCATATGGTGTTTCTAATATTTCTTGCATCCATTCTAATGAGGAGTTAATAGGATAAGTCGTAAATATTAGATCATAGTAATTCAAGGCTTCAGGACTAAAATATATCATTCTTTCTACATAAGATCGATGTCCACTAAGATTATTATAATTACTTATACTAGCTCTGAAATCATAATTCCATACTATAATACCTTGAAAATCACTTGGTAGAAAAGTAACATTATTAAATTCTACATCTTCATCCTCCGAAATAGGAACAGTCAACCTATTATCATTGAGAGTGGCGGGTCCATAATAGTCATAGTCATCAAATAGGTCATATTTATAGTTAGTGCAATTTTCTTCAACTATCGGACCTACAAAGTCAATATTACAATAGTAAGGACCCATATATTCTGTCACATCAACAGTTAAGTATTTTGTTATGGCTCTGTTTCCTGCCAAGTCAATAGCATTGTGCGCAACAATATAAGTCCCTGGAACATCATCATTCACTTCTCCACTAATAATGCAACTTAGTTGGTTTTTATTATCTGTCACAGAACAAAGAGGCGGAATGTAATTGTCCTTCACCGCCTCTAAAGAAATACTGGTCTCACTCAAATGTATTACCGGCTTTATAGTGTCTTCATCAGGGTATGTCGTGCCTCCACCAGTTCCATCATCAAAATGATTAACTCCCGCAAAAACACTTGTTGTAGATAATGAAACAAAAATTAACATAAATATTATAAACAATTTTTTCATTTTTACTATTATATACTAATTTTTTTAAGTATATTTCTCCTTTCATAATTATTTTAATACTTTTACTTGCATGTTTGGTTCATATGATACTGAATATACTGGCATTTTTACTCCCCCCTTTCAATTATAATTATTGAGTTGTTCTTTTAACTCTTTTAGAATTTCATAACTTTTATAATGTGCATCCTTTGAAACAACATAATCACTAGATTCTATTACATCAATTTTCTTTGAATACCAGTCCACTAAATAACTGACTAATTTTTCAAGTAATTGTTTGTCACTAGGATATTCAATACTCAATATTTGTTTTGCATAGCTTTTAATAAAATTATCATTTGTGTATTGAATAATAGTTTGCGATATACCTTCTAATTCAATTCTTATGATTTCTTCAATATTCATTTGTTTTTTTAAATGAAAAATCAAAAGCGAAAACGTAGATAAATATCTACGGTTTTCTTACTTACTCCTAATCTATTGTGATCCGATATCTACTTCTTCATAATCAATATCATCAAAACCATCAGCTTGTATAGTAATTTGATTCGAAAAAGCAAAAGCGAAAAAACTAAAGAATAAGATTGCAAGTATCGCTATTCTCTTTTTCATTTTTGCCTCCTTGTGAGTTTATGTTATAATATAAACATAAATTCGCATAGGACCTGAGAGTTCCGTTTTTCAAAAAGTGAGGTAGCCATGGATAGGATAAGACAACAATATATGTTTCACCTAGACAATATTAGACTCAAAAAAAACATCACAATAAAGGAACTCTGTGATGGCATATGCGACGATCGTCAATATAGAAAATACAGAAGCGGAGATAATAATATAAGTGACATTAGACTTCTTGAGTTCTGTGAAAAATTAGGAATTAGCTCTAGAGATTTTTATTACACATTAAATGAAAAAGATGAATATGATTTTAATCTTCTTAAAGAACTTTATAATTTAATTGTAAATCATAAGTTCTCTGATGCGAAGAAAATCCTAGACAAAGGATTTAAATATTCATACTTAACTATTCAAAATAAACGACTACTAGAATATTGTAAGATAAGATTTTTCTATACACAAAAAGAATACAAAGGTGACCAAGCAGTAGAAGAGATCAGTAAGAACATTAACATTCAAGAATGTTGTAAGAAAGAAATTTTTGATTTTGTGGATGTGTTATTCTTTCTATTGTTAGCAGAAATCCAAGTAAAGACAGAGAAGGTTCAAGCTTTAAATCAGTTAATTAAAATTCTAAATAATCCAAACCACTTATATTTAAGTCCGGAAAAAAGGGATTTGATAGCCCCTATATATTCAAATGTATCTATAATGCTTGGAAAACTTAATAGGTTCAATGACCTACTAAGGATTAACTCTTTAGGCATTGAATACTGTATTAAGAATTCCTTCTCAAAATCACTGACAAAATTATATCAGACAAGAGCTTTAGCTTTATATAAACTTGAAAGGTTCTCAGAAGCTGATGAATTCATAGCAAAATCCTTATCTAATTCAATATCCATAGAAAGTATTGAAGCAAACCATAAACTTTTCAAGCAACTTGTTAAGGATTTTAATAAAAATCCATTTGAAGTCCTCAATGAATATTTCATAAGAAAAAAAGAAGAAATCAATATGTGATTTCTTCTTTTTGAATGAAGTTAGCTAAATTTCAGAACTAACCATATGTTTTGAGTTATATTGAATTGTTTCTATGCTTAACTTATTCAATTCATAAATGATAACTTTTGGTAAGTCTTGCTTCTTCCTATCAGAAAGTTCAAAATAACTAAATGGCTTATACCATATCAGATAATCTGCATTACTATTCTTAATTGCCTCAACCATTATTTTATCAGCCCAAAAACAAT harbors:
- a CDS encoding GNAT family N-acetyltransferase, which gives rise to MKIKEIDFNDIKEIVVDYMKYFNDIEGDHWTEENVLRRLKQLTIRFDYFGLGIYDGSRIIGFCVGNLSQFDDGVIMHLNEIFVISELQSKGYGSKLLIEFEKKAKELGAFRIQLEAVDDDIHSRFYNQYHRYVDTSSNLIKAKAI
- a CDS encoding Fic family protein; amino-acid sequence: MNKLPFSINLNKVEILKQLNAANHHIGELKGILKLLPNPAVVLSLINLSESKDSSAIENIITTYDEIFKEIVTKTPLGGKPKEVINYKKAIEYGLELIKQKGFISTNILVDIQNIIELNKGGIRKLPGTVIMNDKNNEIVHTPSKEEAEIRDLMQNLEIFINENEDYDPLIQLALIHFQFESIHPFYDGNGRTGRILNILYLVLKEKIHQPILYLSKYIIEYKDKYYELLRKCNENLIYIEDFVMYILKGISETSQHTVDLILRINQSIELTKSEMRKRLPDIYRYEIVEHLFSHMYTKNEFFRDDIGISRATATKYLKLLEKEGFITSEQVGKEVIYKNIQLLNLVKD
- a CDS encoding GNAT family N-acetyltransferase, whose translation is MSEISLKKITIDNFDQVIKLSETLNDYQKRCVAPNMVSLAQAYVEYERAWPRVIYLHDEPIGFMMLALWDDDIPKEDWPAYYLWRLMISAQHQAKGYGKKVLDIIVNKCKEDKIKTLYTSCEMSGNQPYDFYIKYGFEDTGINDGEQILRMLIS
- a CDS encoding L-threonylcarbamoyladenylate synthase, which produces MVNTRIYTLKDLDDLKVQEDIKKSLQHGKNVVFPTETVYGIGANVLSQEGVNNIYKIKGRPSDNPLIMHLASSDVLDEYVYIKQDYVDKLIKAFWPGPLTLVFDKKFTVPDYFTGGLDTVGVRIPGSDIARKIIQIANVPICAPSANISGRPSSTLFKHVLEDFNHKVDILIDGGKSEVGLESTVLDVTKEVPVILRPGMITYDMISNIVGKVYISNEINEDQIPKAPGMKYKHYAPKGKLMIVEGNPSKVVSYINKKIDFHKSNNQSVGVIITRDYKDLIHCDCIYEIGSADNEIEIASNIFASLREMDSKNIEYIYSFSFNQGIYSEAIMNRLLKAANNNIIKV